A single region of the Epinephelus moara isolate mb chromosome 12, YSFRI_EMoa_1.0, whole genome shotgun sequence genome encodes:
- the LOC126399119 gene encoding apolipoprotein B-100-like isoform X2: MGGTKLCLLLLLGTYTLAQQDVGNAEEPSVCLLAKRFKNFRRYVYDYEVETFNGVNGATDDKSGPKVSCKVEVEVPQTCSFIVRTTECSLSEIFSVDEEGNPVYRPAEGAQAFKAAMAKNLLKIKVKEQTHVTLYPEDDEPVNILNIKRGIISALIVPVMEEDKNMKMATVHGVCPTHFTENTREDIATEVTVSRDLSQCDEFSPFRQVTSPLALLTGMYHLSKMISSTQTCNYKFDNQKKHMTSGTCTEKHLFLPLSHQNEYGISTLVKQTVTLRETAKINDRIFDFSNVNRFMSLAMDVTDEKSPVQTKDAAIATMQQLNTLSQTTQGEERASLFHKLVTELRGLDVDILGDTAVEMMDMSQSLMWQAFAQCGTPECTSAMLKILRTFDEGALEVDAAVYALGLLLNPSRLMVKDMLAMAQYKQSKPIMYALSNTVRKLYRAEGVTPEITAVFEYMSSILGADCAGEKDLTFLILRVVGNMGDVMEAVDATIKTTLVKCMRQPATTLSVQLAAIQAFRRMSATDEVRSNLQRVSQYPKGAVQKRLAAYLVLMRNPQDSDIEMVKKLIKQEQNTQIKAFVTSHVYNIISSTDPETQKIGQKIMDALQDTEVTTHSDYTTKSRNYKLGMAHESMQAAMQGNIIFDPSSQLPREMMLETTLKAFGFNMDLWELGMEGKGFEPTIDALFGKNGFFPDTLAKTLYWTLDKIPPQVKEELEKWVSPLDTDKRKVPENLAREIVRNFNKLVKDLQSQDAPEAMAYLRIMGAELGYIKSSEVKSMASNAIMYADILMKIIPTKVVSKMMSSTDNEIFAHYIFMDNRFMLPTAAGMPLTFALSGTFTPGAKGGLRMGPTMNELLFSPSIGVEFVTKMGVHVPEFIVSAVEMHTNMYHESTLNAKITMENNEVKLSIPAPQGTTKLLSISNKVMIVGAGNAAVIPHTEGESSCSPLFSGVRYCTKTLRANTGDKTDVPYFPLNGETKFDLDIKPSKEVSEYTATMAYKLLVEGKEKRHTVDSLKFALRAEGAQPTEATVTMKFNRNRNVFSTQVQVPDFDVEAGVKVGMTDSSAKGQSITLEFTNKNIPQLSLTGRAKLQTMTDGMLQVQLLVPSFKTDASITATMRNTDGLTVEIKSDVKLPATSSVQAVTFKYGEDQAEVQLMSNMSADTKIVVPYTEAVIVWLKQFAEDVMEQQVVKTDMKLRHVLNKAVEAGDIWMDKISADVPYVETLRNRIASVEMPSVPENLFMNFDSAFRYKFNHDRMTITVPLPLGGKSSEELRIPPMVSTPRISVPQLDMEFASQEIQIPTFTIPSEYDLVLPLMGMVEASAKVNSNYYDWEATMSAGNNTVESPSYLAKFRVMAESPIQLLSFSTEGATTITDTPEKTMKFTMDGSLSHMLMNTGFSVLETIAVTDNVMSTGRYNINAASPMGLDTSLAVTTQVTLDSNMLFGDVNTDGSLTIGPMAASTTYQYTFSVEPAKKQAKLESTLRVTSEILKVINKMKASYANEELLIESNTNMDTDPIKHTTKMSLNYKDVKLSIQSDSVTKADERMIRSQMEFTASDGQASLRIENQADDTVNRVYSLLTGSMSPSGLEINADASLNIFSSLASHKATLALNMNGLTTSCTTTAQYSPMTFENVFHGGVDTSGATMSLTTKAAIEDNKAELNVEGKLASTDVYLNGILKGNLFDINTRNRVNFRLNEDGLVLSNNVVGSLNNMRTENTHSLSLTLKSFTLSSKTNNFLDKGNTYKHDINVNMERFTAMVNVQGELKIMETDLVNDFKFEAQPYNMELTGTMMAGRLGEELKHTYEVKFVDMALSATCNTVGKLLGTQMEHYSLMEVAGLTMKFNSEAKFNSPVLQLDSTVKTVAAPFTLNIDAIFNSNGEGYLYGKQSGEVYSKFLLKAEPTLFTHSFEHRASTTHQLEGRPEIKTNMENKFNSMLSLQEQSVTLKMASTVNEDTFDQEMNAYNNAERMGIEMSGAVSTSLFSETKQDYAVSGFVKYDKSSDSHFIQIPFIEYLPAVVEDVKATMMRLMDQSIVMLSDINTKYEISAKFQDKVSELKEVIDNFDFKLFVQDLRKYTNSVESFVIDLTAKFPTDKVMNVLRAMKDAIVAFITKHNITQNFNEIYAKVEEILSSYEVEKMIGAIMDEVVKIMKQYQVREKVQSAIATLNSIDFQPLLKKVMAPVQELVNELYSFNFKQLIDDMSDYFMRMMQTIRSFDYDTFTMELKEKVSEMSKIPCFGKLYGEFRLTSPHYTLRTNADLENTTTTSVTPEFKINLNSWATSTLKVLDFSVDASAHFAAPKMSRLSISENVKVDQMCFTLDHKATMTLYGLSAQASAETTAKANTELYVAELVNTAFFAMEDGVSATVETNYKHDLNMPFFNIFSEALMNQKNVLQLETGTARLTVTNVANEKYAVQDFSDEVTHKSDMEVVMDLHTAKVTFTGATGSNNIKMNQKVVAEMCIFRHVIFDANFETETPFMKGSVAEVKFQINAGDMKIDLTASHSAELTGRIEGTLSNSVLASVTPSDLMFDTKNKGNVKAALPLKLSAKIDLQNDMAVTLNSEMQQSSWTGLARFNQYKYSHFFSMDNSDREINIISQINGEADLGVLRRPITIPEMTMPFVGMRTPRVEDFSLWEETGLGNILTTTEQTFDMNSKLKYMKNPEMITIDINVDPVITFVNNNVKTLHKTVLIGKDQAAAILATSYNQAKAEYEKYSIELPKTITIPAYKVPVMNVEVSSFTIPLPDVSLITMPALHVPSALSKMTLPKITLPKIQSISIPMLGDLTYEFSMKTAMVTLKTDASILNKDTILIKLDASSTSTFEVLTGKIEGNANVNTADGFKVVSVLSVKHPMIEGNHDSTTMISYENVDTSITNSAKVNLPVLKMEIYQEITGNPEEGLLVSMSTPSAGLLALQMQTKRPAQVKARLYGRYPSEPTTDIEILALKMSVMDSEKLNLQTTWNMEMPYQMMLGMKKQVPTVMKMVSEPAVDTYNTIYRHARSLEGPFEQAKEQGKVMLKQAVDNLAAMNPSSVMTTVTDKTILILREYQKKVEIVLDAVVKFLRETKFQIPGYEQRLSGLEVYQKFSAFVADVSEEAVQKVPEYFASMFAAVLDYFQNIEFTLPGSNYIVSGREILDDLVVALKKIQDQVIVTVRKLGEIQLEDIINKFSAFVQFTTEQGEKLLQTIKSQNAEKLYTFVNDVYNDAINSQVLADVTMQVEEARKIIVEYLKAVKARLENIFADMSFDQLQADIQSWIDVMVKRLNAFHNNVIRTLKETSKTVEPFVRVGDRQMEVDIPLPFVAKLN, translated from the exons TACCATCTGTCCAAGATGATCAGCAGCACCCAGACTTGCAACTACAAGTTTGACAACCAGAAGAAGCACATGACCAGTGGAACCTGCACAGAGAAACACCTCTTCCTGCCCCTCTCCCACCA GAATGAGTATGGAATTTCTACTCTGGTGAAGCAGACTGTGACTCTGAGAGAGACCGCTAAGATCAACGACAGAATCTTTGACTTCAGCA ATGTAAACCGCTTCATGAGCTTGGCTATGGATGTCACTGACGAAAAGTCCCCCGTGCAGACCAAGGATGCTGCCATCGCCACCATGCAGCAGCTGAACACCCTGTCACAGACCACCCAGGGCGAGGAGCGCGCCAGCCTCTTCCACAAGCTGGTGACTGAGCTGCGTGGCCTGGATGTTGACATCTTgggagacactgctgttgagatGATGGACATGTCCCAGTCTCTGATGTGGCAAGCTTTCGCTCAGTGCGGCACCCCAGAGTGCACCAGCGCCATGCTGAAGATTCTCAGGACCTTTGACGAGGGCGCCCTCGAGGTCGACGCTGCTGTGTACGCCCTGGGACTGCTGCTTAACCCCTCCCGCCTCATGGTGAAGGACATGCTGGCTATGGCTCAGTACAAGCAGAGCAAACCCATCATGTATGCTCTGAGCAACACAGTCAGGAA ACTGTACCGGGCTGAGGGCGTCACCCCCGAGATCACCGCTGTCTTTGAGTACATGTCTTCCATCCTGGGTGCAGACTGCGCTGGGGAGAAGGACCTGACCTTCCTGATCTTGAGG GTTGTTGGTAACATGGGAGATGTAATGGAGGCCGTTGACGCCACCATTAAGACCACCCTGGTGAAGTGCATGAGACAGCCTGCAACCACACTGTCTGTACAGCTGGCTGCCATCCAGGCTTTCAGGCGCATGTCTGCAACAGATGAG GTTCGTTCCAACCTCCAGAGGGTCAGCCAGTACCCCAAGGGTGCTGTGCAGAAGCGCCTGGCAGCTTACCTGGTCCTGATGAGGAACCCCCAGGACAgtgacattgagatggtgaagAAGCTGATTAAGCAGGAGCAGAACACTCAGATCAAGGCCTTTGTGACCTCCCACGTCTACAACATCATTTCATCCACTGATCCAGAGACCCAGAA GATCGGTCAGAAGATCATGGACGCCCTGCAGGATACTGAAGTCACCACACACAGCGACTACACCACAAAGTCCCGCAACTACAAGCTGGGCATGGCACATGAGAGCATGCAGGCCGCCATGCAGGGCAACATTATCTTTGATCCCAGTAGCCAGTTGCCGAGGGAAATGATGCTGGAAACTACCCTGAAAGCTTTTGGTTTCAACATGGATCTGTGGGAG CTCGGCATGGAAGGAAAGGGCTTCGAGCCAACCATTGATGCTTTGTTTGGAAAGAACGGTTTCTTCCCTGACACTTTGGCCAAGACTCTGTACTGGACTTTGGACAAGATACCACCACAGGTGAAAGAAGAACTGGAGAAATGGGTTTCTCCCCTGGACACAGACAAAAGAAAG GTTCCTGAAAATCTTGCGAGAGAAATCGTCCGCAACTTCAACAAGCTGGTGAAGGATCTGCAGAGTCAGGATGCCCCAGAGGCCATGGCCTACCTGAGGATCATGGGAGCTGAGCTTGGCTACATCAAGAGCAGCGAAGTGAAGAGCATGGCTTCCAACGCAATAATGTATGCAGATATTCTCATGAAGATCATCCCTACCAAG GTTGTGTCTAAGATGATGTCCAGCACTGACAATGAGATCTTCGCCCATTACATCTTCATGGACAACAGATTCATGTTGCCAACAGCAGCTGGTATGCCTCTGACATTTGCTCTGTCTGGCACCTTCACTCCTGGAGCAAAGGGAGGCCTTCGCATGGGTCCCACAATG aATGAGCTGCTGTTCTCACCCTCTATTGGAGTTGAGTTCGTGACCAAGATGGGAGTCCACGTGCCTGAGTTCATCGTGTCTGCCGTCGAGATGCACACCAACATGTACCACGAGAGCACGCTCAATGCCAAGATCACCATGGAGAACAACGAGGTCAAGCTTTCCATCCCCGCCCCACAGGGCACCACAAAGCTCTTGAGCATCAG CAACAAAGTGATGATTGTGGGTGCTGGTAATGCTGCCGTGATCCCACACACCGAGGGTGAatccagctgcagccctctcttCTCTGGAGTCAGATACTGCACCAAAACACTCCGGGCCAACACTGGCGATAAGACTGATGTTCCTTACTTCCCCCTGAACGGAGAGACTAA GTTTGACTTGGACATCAAGCCCTCTAAAGAGGTCTCTGAGTACACAGCCACCATGGCCTACAAGCTCCTCGTTGAAGGAAAGGAGAAACGCCACACAGTTGATTCTTTGAAGTTTGCCCTGAGAGCTGAAG GTGCTCAGCCCACCGAGGCCACAGTCACCATGAAGTTCAACAGGAACAGGAATGTCTTCAGCACCCAAGTCCAGGTGCCTGACTTTGATGTCGAGGCCGGCGTTAAGGTTGGCATGACCGACAGCAGTGCCAAGGGCCAATCCATCACCCTGGAGTTCACCAACAAGAACATTCCCCAGCTCTCTCTGACTGGCCGTGCCAA GCTTCAGACCATGACTGATGGCATGCTGCAGGTTCAGCTGTTAGTCCCATCATTCAAGACTGATGCTTCCATCACTGCTACCATGAGAAACACTGACGGACTCACCGTAGAGATCAAAAGTGATGTCAAGCTCCCAGCGACCTCTTCTGTTCAGGCAGTTACATTCAAATATG GTGAAGACCAGGCTGAGGTTCAGCTGATGTCCAACATGAGCGCTGATACTAAGATTGTTGTGCCTTACACCGAAGCCGTCATCGTCTGGCTCAAGCAGTTTGCGGAGGATGTCATGGAGCAGCAGGTTGTCAAGACTGACATGAAACTGCGTCACGTCCTCAACAAGGCAGTTGAG GCCGGTGATATCTGGATGGACAAGATCTCAGCTGATGTTCCCTATGTTGAGACTCTGAGGAACAGAATTGCAAGTGTGGAGATGCCCTCTGTGCCTGAGAACCTTTTCATGAACTT TGACAGCGCATTCAGATACAAGTTCAACCACGACCGCATGACCATCACCGTCCCTCTTCCTCTTGGAGGCAAATCATCTGAGGAGCTGAGGATACCGCCAATGGTCAGCACCCCACGCATCTCCGTGCCTCAGCTGGACATGGAGTTCGCCTCACAGGAGATTCAGATCCCCACTTTTACCATCCCCTCTGAATATGATCTCGTCCTGCCTCTGATGGGAATGGTTGAAGCATCTGCCAAGGTCAACAGCAactattatgactgggaggcaACTATGTCTGCTGGTAACAACACCGTAGAGTCTCCAAGCTACCTGGCCAAGTTCAGAGTCATGGCTGAGAGTCCAATCCAACTTCTCTCCTTCTCAACTGAGG gagcTACAACAATCACCGACACGCCAGAGAAAACCATGAAATTCACCATGGATGGTTCCCTGAGCCACATGCTCATGAACACAGGTTTTAGTGTCCTTGAAACCATTGCTGTCACAGACAATGTAATGTCAACAGGAAGGTACAACATCAATGCTGCCTCTCCTATGGGTCTGGACACCTCTCTGGCTGTTACCACCCAGGTCACCCTAGACTCAAACATGCTGTTTGGAGATGTCAACACAGACGGAAGTCTCACCATTGGACCCATGGCTGCCAGCACCACTTATCAGTACACCTTCTCTGTTGAGCCAGCCAAGAAACAGGCTAAACTGGAGAGCACACTGAGGGTGACCTCTGAAATCCTGAAGGTCATCAACAAGATGAAGGCATCGTATGCAAATGAGGAGCTTCTGATTGAGTCTAACACCAACATGGACACCGACCCGATCAAGCACACTACCAAAATGAGCCTTAACTACAAAGATGTCAAGCTTTCCATCCAGTCTGACTCTGTGACCAAGGCTGATGAGCGAATGATCCGTAGCCAGATGGAGTTCACTGCCTCTGACGGGCAGGCCAGCCTCAGGATTGAGAATCAAGCCGATGACACAGTGAACCGTGTCTACTCTTTGCTCACTGGGTCCATGAGCCCCTCCGGCCTGGAGATCAATGCTGATGCCTCCTTGAACATCTTCTCAAGCCTTGCCTCTCACAAGGCAACACTGGCCCTGAACATGAATGGTCTGACCACCAGCTGCACAACAACTGCTCAGTACAGCCCAATGACCTTTGAGAATGTCTTCCATGGTGGAGTTGACACCTCTGGTGCCACCATGTCCCTCACAACTAAGGCAGCCATTGAAGACAACAAAGCCGAGCTCAATGTTGAGGGAAAGCTTGCAAGCACAGACGTTTACCTCAACGGCATCCTTAAAGGTAACCTCTTTGACATCAACACCAGGAACAGAGTGAACTTCAGACTGAACGAAGATGGCTTGGTCCTCTCTAACAACGTAGTTGGATCTCTCAACAACATGAGGACTGAGAATACACACTCACTGTCTCTTACGCTAAAATCTTTCACCCTGAGCTCCAAGACTAATAACTTCCTTGACAAGGGTAACACCTATAAGCATGACATCAATGTTAACATGGAGCGTTTTACTGCCATGGTTAATGTGCAAGGTGAATTGAAGATCATGGAGACTGACCTTGTGAATGATTTCAAATTCGAGGCACAGCCCTACAACATGGAGCTGACTGGAACAATGATGGCAGGCCGCTTAGGGGAAGAGCTTAAGCACACTTATGAAGTCAAGTTTGTTGACATGGCCCTCTCTGCAACATGCAATACCGTTGGTAAACTCCTGGGAACTCAAATGGAACATTACTCTCTTATGGAGGTTGCTGGTCTGACCATGAAGTTCAACAGTGAAGCCAAATTCAACTCACCAGTTCTTCAGCTGGACAGTACAGTCAAAACTGTTGCTGCACCCTTCACTCTGAACATTGATGCCATCTTCAACTCAAATGGCGAAGGGTATCTGTATGGTAAGCAGAGCGGCGAAGTATACAGCAAATTCCTCCTGAAGGCAGAACCCACACTGTTCACACATTCATTTGAGCACAGAGCCTCAACCACCCATCAACTGGAGGGCAGACCCGAAATCAAGACCAATATGGAAAACAAGTTCAACAGCATGCTGAGTCTCCAAGAGCAAAGTGTGACACTGAAGATGGCATCCACAGTAAATGAGGACACTTTTGATCAAGAAATGAATGCCTATAACAACGCAGAGAGAATGGGTATTGAGATGTCAGGAGCAGTTTCAACCTCCCTCTTCAGTGAGACCAAACAAGATTACGCAGTCTCTGGATTTGTGAAATATGACAAGAGCAGTGACAGCCACTTCATCCAGATCCCATTCATTGAGTATCTGCCTGCAGTTGTTGAAGACGTTAAGGCCACAATGATGAGGCTGATGGACCAGAGCATTGTGATGCTGAGCGATATCAACACCAAGTATGAGATCAGTGCCAAGTTTCAGGATAAAGTGTCAGAACTGAAGGAGGTGATTGACAATTTTGACTTCAAACTCTTTGTCCAAGACCTGAGAAAGTACACCAACTCAGTGGAAAGCTTTGTGATCGACCTGACGGCCAAGTTCCCAACTGACAAAGTTATGAATGTGCTGAGAGCAATGAAGGATGCCATCGTGGCGTTTATAACGAAGCATAACATTACCCAGAACTTCAATGAAATTTATGCCAAAGTAGAGGAGATCCTCTCCAGCTACGAGGTTGAAAAGATGATTGGGGCCATCATGGATGAGGTTGTTAAAATCATGAAGCAGTATCAGGTGAGGGAAAAGGTACAGTCTGCAATTGCTACTCTCAATTCAATTGACTTCCAGCCTTTGCTCAAAAAAGTTATGGCACCTGTTCAGGAGCTTGTGAATGAGCTGTATTCCTTTAACTTCAAACAGCTGATTGATGACATGAGTGACTATTTCATGAGGATGATGCAGACAATCAGATCTTTTGATTATGACACATTCACGATGGAATTGAAGGAGAAAGTGTCAGAAATGAGCAAGATCCCCTGCTTTGGAAAACTCTATGGAGAGTTCAGACTCACCTCCCCTCATTACACACTCAGGACCAATGCTGACCTTGAGAACACCACAACTACATCAGTCACACCAGAGTTCAAAATCAACCTTAACTCATGGGCAACATCTACTTTGAAAGTTCTTGACTTCTCAGTGGACGCCAGTGCTCACTTTGCTGCACCCAAGATGAGTCGCCTGTCCATCTCTGAGAACGTTAAAGTTGACCAGATGTGTTTCACACTCGACCACAAGGCAACAATGACTCTCTATGGCCTGTCAGCTCAAGCTTCTGCTGAAACTACTGCAAAAGCCAACACTGAGCTCTATGTAGCCGAGCTTGTCAATACTGCGTTCTTCGCCATGGAAGATGGAGTTTCTGCCACTGTGGAGACTAACTACAAACACGACCTCAACATGCCATTCTTCAACATCTTCAGTGAAGCCTTAATGAATCAAAAGAATGTCCTCCAGCTTGAGACAGGCACTGCCCGTCTGACCGTTACCAATGTGGCTAATGAAAAATATGCAGTTCAGGACTTCTCAGATGAGGTAACCCACAAGAGTGACATGGAGGTGGTCATGGATCTGCACACAGCCAAAGTGACTTTCACCGGAGCAACAGGCAGCAACAACatcaaaatgaatcaaaaagtggttgcagaaatgtgcatttTCCGCCATGTAATTTTTGATGCCAACTTTGAGACAGAAACACCTTTCATGAAGGGCAGCGTTGCAGAAGTCAAGTTCCAGATTAATGCCGGAGACATGAAAATTGATCTTACTGCCTCTCACAGTGCAGAGCTGACTGGAAGGATTGAGGGAACTCTCTCAAACTCTGTGCTTGCTTCAGTCACACCTAGTGATCTTATGTTTGACACCAAGAACAAGGGAAATGTCAAGGCTGCCCTTCCATTGAAGCTGTCTGCAAAGATTGATCTCCAGAATGACATGGCCGTCACCCTGAACTCTGAAATGCAGCAGTCTAGCTGGACAGGTCTGGCCAGATTCAACCAGTACAAGTACTCCCATTTCTTCAGCATGGataacagtgacagagaaatTAACATCATTTCCCAGATTAATGGAGAAGCAGATCTAGGTGTACTAAGGAGGCCTATCACCATCCCTGAAATGACCATGCCATTTGTTGGTATGAGGACACCAAGAGTGGAAGACTTCTCCCTGTGGGAAGAAACTGGCCTGGGCAACATCCTGACCACAACTGAGCAGACATTTGACATGAACTCCAAGCTGAAGTACATGAAGAACCCTGAGATGATCACCATTGACATTAATGTGGATCCAGTCATCACTTTCGTTAATAACAATGTCAAGACTCTGCACAAGACAGTGCTCATCGGCAAAGATCAGGCTGCTGCCATCCTGGCTACATCTTACAACCAAGCAAAGGCAGAGTATGAAAAGTATAGCATTGAGCTGCCCAAAACCATTACAATCCCTGCCTACAAAGTTCCAGTGATGAATGTCGAGGTGTCTTCCTTCACCATTCCCCTGCCTGACGTGAGTCTCATCACAATGCCTGCTCTGCATGTTCCATCTGCCCTCAGCAAGATGACTCTGCCAAAAATCACTCTGCCCAAAATTCAGAGCATCAGCATCCCAATGCTGGGTGATCTGACCTATGAGTTCTCCATGAAAACCGCAATGGTCACACTCAAAACTGATGCCAGCATCCTCAACAAGGACACTATCCTGATCAAACTTGATGCTTCCTCAACCTCTACATTCGAGGTTCTGACTGGAAAGATTGAGGGCAACGCCAATGTGAACACAGCCGATGGATTTAAAGTGGTCTCTGTCCTGTCTGTTAAACATCCAATGATTGAGGGAAACCATGACAGCACCACCATGATCAGCTATGAAAATGTGGATACCTCCATCACCAATTCAGCAAAGGTCAACCTACCTGTCCTGAAAATGGAAATCTATCAGGAGATTACTGGAAATCCAGAGGAGGGCCTTCTTGTGTCTATGTCCACTCCATCTGCAGGACTCCTCGCACTTCAAATGCAGACCAAGCGCCCAGCACAAGTGAAAGCAAGACTCTATGGTCGCTACCCG TCTGAGCCAACAACCGACATCGAAATCTTGGCTCTGAAGATGTCTGTGATGGACTCCGAGAAGCTGAACCTTCAGACAACCTGGAACATGGAGATGCCATATCAGATGATGTTGGGAATGAAGAAACAGGTGCCCACTGTGATGAAAATGGTGTCTGAGCCTGCTGTCGATACATATAACACAATCTATAGGCATGCTAGAAGCCTTGAGGGTCCCTTTGAGCAGGCTAAAGAGCAGGGTAAAGTGATGTTAAAGCAGGCTGTTGACAACCTTGCAGCAATGAATCCTTCCAGTGTTATGACAACTGTCACAGATAAGACCATCTTGATCCTCAGAGAGTACCAAAAGAAAGTTGAAATCGTTCTTGATGCTGTTGTTAAATTCCTGAGAGAGACCAAGTTCCAGATCCCTGGGTATGAGCAGAGGCTGTCTGGACTTGAGGTTTACCAGAAATTCAGTGCTTTTGTCGCTGATGTATCTGAGGAGGCTGTTCAGAAGGTTCCAGAGTACTTTGCCTCCATGTTTGCAGCAGTGCTTGATTATTTCCAAAACATCGAATTCACCCTTCCTGGCTCTAACTACATCGTCAGCGGAAGGGAAATTCTCGATGACTTAGTTGTAGCTTTGAAGAAAATTCAGGACCAAGTGATTGTCACTGTTAGGAAACTGGGCGAAATCCAGCTGGAAGACATCATTAACAAATTCTCTGCATTCGTGCAGTTTACCACCGAACAGGGTGAGAAGTTGCTCCAAACTATTAAATCTCAGAACGCAGAGAAGCTCTACACCTTTGTGAATGATGTATACAATGATGCCATCAACTCTCAGGTCCTGGCTGATGTTACCATGCAGGTTGAAGAGGCCCGCAAAATTATTGTGGAATATCTAAAAGCTGTGAAAGCTAGGCTTGAGAACATTTTCGCTGACATGTCCTTTGACCAGCTTCAAGCTGACATCCAGTCCTGGATCGATGTAATGGTGAAACGTTTAAATGCTTTCCACAATAACGTTATTAGAACACTGAAGGAGACAAGCAAAACTGTTGAACCATTTGTGAGAGTaggtgacagacagatggaagtTGACATCCCCTTACCATTTGTTGCCAAACTCAACTAA